A window of Photobacterium toruni genomic DNA:
CACGGTAATATTACTTATGTGCAACTACAAAATTTGTTTAATCATCAATTAGCACAATGGTGGGTTCTCCCTCATGATAATCCCCAATCTGCCAATCAATATGAAGCCAGTTATTGGGCCTTAATACAGACATTAAATGGTATTAGTGATTATCAATTAATGGGAGACAGCTTTATTCAGCACAAAGTCGCAACCCTTAGCTGTTATTTACTCAATATCGGTCCCTGCCCCCAAATAGCCATGACAAATCGACCTTAGTATTAATAATTTATCTAAATTACCTATAAGACAGAATTAAACCGTAAAATATTTGTCTGAAAATCATCAAGTCAATGCGTAAGAAACTGAGAGCTGATAAGCTTTCAATTCACAATCGAAATTTTAAAAATTCAATACCCTCGCGACGAGTATTGTTACCCTGATTTCCAGAGGAATATATGGATAAAGCGGCACCTCAACAAAATACTCAGGGCTGGCGAGTATACGCTAACCCTAAAGCCTTGATCATGTTAGCCCTTGGATTCTCATCAGGATTACCGATCTTATTGGTCTTTGGTACGCTGTCTTTTTGGCTTCGTGAAGCTGATGTAAGTAAAACAAGTATTGGTTTTTTTAGCTGGGTCGCTTTAGCTTATGGTTTTAAATGGGCTTGGTCGCCATTAGTCGATCGTTTTCCATTACCTGTTTTTTCTCGTCTCTTTGGTCGTCGTCGCGGTTGGATGCTATTTTCACAAATTATAATTATATTATCATTGTGTGGCATGGCATTAAGTAACCCTCAAACAGACTTATTTCAATTTGCTATTTTTGCCATTCTGGTCGCTTTTGCCTCTGCAACTCAAGATATTGTTATTGATGCTTTTCGTATTGAACTGGCAACGGAGCGCATGCAAGCGGCATTATCAGCAACCTATTTAGCCGGTTATCGCTTAGCAATGATCATGGCAGGTGCTGGTGCATTAGCTTTTGCTGCTTGGTTCGGCTCAGATACCGGTTATGATCCAAGTGGCTGGCAAAGTGCCTACTTTATCATGGCGGCAATGATGCTTATTGGCGTTATTACTACTTTTATTGTCAAAGAACCCACCATTGATAATAGTGCAATAAATAAAATAGAAACCGATTATAAACTGGAACTTATCAATAAAGGCTACAGTAAGCATCATGCCAATTTAAGTGCTTGGTTTTACACTGCTGTTATTATGCCATTTCGAGATTTCTTTCAGCGTTATGGAAAAAATGCACTCTTAATTCTATTGTTAATCAGCTGCTATCGTATTTCCGATATCGTGATGGGCGTCATGTCGAATGTGTTTTATGTTGATATGGGATTTACTAAAAACGAAGTAGCATCAATTTCAAAAGTTTTTGGTGTCGCAATGACTATTGCGGGTGCAGGGCTAGGCGGTATTTTAGTCAGTAAATTTGGCACGCTTAAAATACTCGCCCTCGGTGCACTATTATCAGCGATCACGAACTTATTATTTATTATCTTTAGCTACGTCGGTAATAACCTTGAAATGCTAACCGTGGTTATTTCAGCAGATAATCTAGGTGCAGGTATAGCAACCGCTGCATTTATTACTTTTATGTCAAGCTTAACCAATGTCGCCTTCTCAGCGACTCAATATGCGTTATTTAGCTCAATAATGGTGTTATTTCCTAAATTTATAGCGGGTTTCTCCGGCGTTTATGTTGATCACTTTGGCTATAATGTATTTTTCTTAACCACAGCTTTAATGGGTATTCCCGTATTAATATTAATTCGAATATTAGCTAATAATTCGGCCCTTAATATTACCGCGGCATCCACCCGTCAGCCTTAAAAGCTATCAATAAAATAACCATATTAAAGGAAGTTAATATTAATTAAGTTAACTTCCTTTTCTTATGTCTAAAAGCAAAAAAATCAAAAAGCCGTTAGTCTATTAAGTTTAGATAAAGTTCACTTGAATCATTCTTCAATGGATCAATATCACATTTTTAACTAATGTAATCGATTACAATAGATCGTGATCACAAATAGAAAAGGATTGCGCAAACGTTTCATTCCCAAACGTGCAATAAAGCACTAGAATCACCGCCAACAAAACGGGCGGCCAAATCCCACCATCTATCTAGATCAACATGAGCGAGATAACAAGATGCGCAAATCACTAGTAGCATTAAGCGTTTTAGCAGCAACAGCATTACCTTCGTTAGCTAATGCGGCAGATTACTCTGACAACATCCACAAAAATGATTATAAGTGGATGCAATTCAACTTAATGTACGCGCTAAAAGAATTACCTCGCCCTGCAGATGCACATTCAGGCCACGATTACCTAGAAATGGAATTTGGCGGTCGTTCAGGAATCTTTGATCTTTATGGTTATGTTGATGTATTTAACCTAACTAACTCTAATAGCAGTGATAAAGCATCTGCTGATGATAAAATGTTCATGAAATTTGCACCGCGCATTTCTCTTGACGCATTAACAGGTAAAGACCTATCTTTCGGTCCAGTAAAAGAACTTTATATTGCAACACTATTTAACTGGGGCGGTAACAACGGCGGCGTAAACAATTACTTCGTTGGTCTAGGTTCTGATATTGAAGTGCCATGGTTAGGTAAAATGGGCTTTAACGTTTACTCATTGTATGACATGAACGTTAAAGACTGGAACGGTTACCAAGTATCGACTAACTGGTTCAAGCCGGTTTACACCTTTGAAAACGGTACTTTCATCTCTTACCAAGGTTACATTGATTACCAATTTGGTATGAAGAAAGAATACACATCAGCAAGCAATGGCGGCGTGATGTACAACGGTATCGTATGGCACACTGATCGCTACGCAGTTGGTTACGGTCTAAAAGCTTACCACAATGTCTACGGTATTGATGACGGTACTTTCGGTCTTAAATCATCAGGTGTTTCACAATACTTCAGCCTATCTTACAAGTTCTAAGCTGACGGTATAACACCATAAAAAAAGGCGCTGATAGCGCCTTTTTTTGATCGCTGTAATTAGCCACGATGTTATGATGCGACAAATTAGGCTAATAACGGATTAAACTGTGAACATAACCCTGCTAGGTGCTGGTGCTATTGGTGCATTATGGGCCATAAAATTAACCCAACAACGACACAATGTGCAGTTATGGACCAGACATTCTGAGACCCAAACAACCCTGCACTTTAATGAATTAACAACGCCAACCACCACGAATAGCTATTCTTTTAGCTGTAATAGCCCTGATGATCTCGCCGCTTGTGAACTGTTAATTGTTACTGTCAAAGCCTTTCAAGTCACAACAGCACTTACACCATTATTGCCTTATTTAAATACCGATTGCGTAGTAGTTATTATGCATAATGGCATCGGTACTCAGTTGCAAATTCAGCAATTACTACCTCATAACCCGATAATCTATGCAACCACCTCTCAAGCAGCTTTCAAACCTACCCCAACAACCATTCAGCATACTGGTTTAGGGCAAACATCACTGGGTGCAATTAATCAGCAAGCACAACCTTTATCTTATATTGCGGCACTGTTTAATGCCGCTTTAGCACCAACCCAATGGCAAGCTAATATCTATCAACCACTGTGGCAAAAACTGGCCATCAATTGTGCCATTAATCCGCTGACGGCTATCCATCAATGTACTAATGGCGATTTAGCCCTTCCTTGCTACCAATCCCAACTCGATAGTATTTGTTTAGAAGTGGCACAAGTTATGACAGCGGAAGGTTTTTTGACCACTCAACAGCAGCTTCGTCACCAAGTTGATAATGTTATTAAAGCGACAGCCAATAACTATTCCTCGATGAATCGTGACATTTTTCATCATCGACTCACTGAAATCGATTATATTAATGGGTATTTAGTTCAACAAGCCCAACGCCATGACATTGATACACCTATAAATTATCAATTATGGCAGGCTATTAAACACATGGAGTCACTAGACCATGCCTGAGTTATGTCCTCGCGTCGTTGTTTGTATTGCCCCTGGCAGTGAAGAAATGGAAGCAATTAATACCATTTCTATTTTAAAACGGGCTCAATTTGAGGTTATTGTTGCCAGTGCAGCAGAAGATGGCGCATTAATTGTTGATGGTTCGCGCGGCATTAAACTGGTGGCGGATACGGCATTAATTACGATTGCCGATGAACAATTTGATGCTGTGGTATTACCCGGAGGTGTTGCAGGAGCTGAGCATTTTCGAGATAGCCCATTAGTGGTTGAGTTTGTTAAACAACACCATTATGACGGTAAATTAATTGCCGCTATTTGTGCTACACCTGCGATTATGTTTGCTGCTAATGATATGTTTACTAAAGCGCTTATGACCTGTCATCCTGCTTTCCATAACCAAATTCCAGCACCACAATTACGCCCTAAGCGTGTTGTGTATGACAAGCATGCTCACTTGTTGACCAGTCAAGGTCCAGGTACAGCCCAAGAATTTGCGCTTGATCTTGTTACTCAACTCACCAATAAAGCCACAACAGCTGCTATTGCCGAATCAATGGTGGTGTGGCCAAACATGCATTACGACGTCATGCCTGAACGTTAACATAAGCCATTTTTTAAAATAAAAAGCCCTCAATGATCAGATCATTGAGGGCTTTTTGA
This region includes:
- a CDS encoding nucleoside-specific channel-forming Tsx family protein yields the protein MRKSLVALSVLAATALPSLANAADYSDNIHKNDYKWMQFNLMYALKELPRPADAHSGHDYLEMEFGGRSGIFDLYGYVDVFNLTNSNSSDKASADDKMFMKFAPRISLDALTGKDLSFGPVKELYIATLFNWGGNNGGVNNYFVGLGSDIEVPWLGKMGFNVYSLYDMNVKDWNGYQVSTNWFKPVYTFENGTFISYQGYIDYQFGMKKEYTSASNGGVMYNGIVWHTDRYAVGYGLKAYHNVYGIDDGTFGLKSSGVSQYFSLSYKF
- a CDS encoding AmpG family muropeptide MFS transporter; translation: MDKAAPQQNTQGWRVYANPKALIMLALGFSSGLPILLVFGTLSFWLREADVSKTSIGFFSWVALAYGFKWAWSPLVDRFPLPVFSRLFGRRRGWMLFSQIIIILSLCGMALSNPQTDLFQFAIFAILVAFASATQDIVIDAFRIELATERMQAALSATYLAGYRLAMIMAGAGALAFAAWFGSDTGYDPSGWQSAYFIMAAMMLIGVITTFIVKEPTIDNSAINKIETDYKLELINKGYSKHHANLSAWFYTAVIMPFRDFFQRYGKNALLILLLISCYRISDIVMGVMSNVFYVDMGFTKNEVASISKVFGVAMTIAGAGLGGILVSKFGTLKILALGALLSAITNLLFIIFSYVGNNLEMLTVVISADNLGAGIATAAFITFMSSLTNVAFSATQYALFSSIMVLFPKFIAGFSGVYVDHFGYNVFFLTTALMGIPVLILIRILANNSALNITAASTRQP
- a CDS encoding DJ-1 family glyoxalase III, which codes for MPELCPRVVVCIAPGSEEMEAINTISILKRAQFEVIVASAAEDGALIVDGSRGIKLVADTALITIADEQFDAVVLPGGVAGAEHFRDSPLVVEFVKQHHYDGKLIAAICATPAIMFAANDMFTKALMTCHPAFHNQIPAPQLRPKRVVYDKHAHLLTSQGPGTAQEFALDLVTQLTNKATTAAIAESMVVWPNMHYDVMPER
- the panE gene encoding 2-dehydropantoate 2-reductase, producing MNITLLGAGAIGALWAIKLTQQRHNVQLWTRHSETQTTLHFNELTTPTTTNSYSFSCNSPDDLAACELLIVTVKAFQVTTALTPLLPYLNTDCVVVIMHNGIGTQLQIQQLLPHNPIIYATTSQAAFKPTPTTIQHTGLGQTSLGAINQQAQPLSYIAALFNAALAPTQWQANIYQPLWQKLAINCAINPLTAIHQCTNGDLALPCYQSQLDSICLEVAQVMTAEGFLTTQQQLRHQVDNVIKATANNYSSMNRDIFHHRLTEIDYINGYLVQQAQRHDIDTPINYQLWQAIKHMESLDHA